A stretch of DNA from Brevibacillus ruminantium:
GATCAATATTTCTCCTATCTGCTCGCGGTAAAAGTCTGGCCCGCGGATCAAGACCTGCGGAGAGAATGGTGTCTCTATGATTGAAAAGGCTAGACATTCCTTTGGGGATATACGGTACACGGGGGGTGTTTTCCCATGTTATAATTGAACGGATGAGATTTTCGATGCTAGGAGACGTATAGCGATGGCTCAATATACCCCGATGATTCAACAGTATCTGGCGATCAAGCGAGATTATCCGGATACTTTCTTGTTTTTTCGCTTAGGCGACTTTTACGAACTTTTCTTTGATGATGCGATCCAGGCATCTCGTGAACTGGAAATTACACTGACAGGACGGGAAGGCGGGGGAGATGAGAAAATCCCGATGTGCGGGGTACCTCACCACTCCGCCGATAACTATATCGCCGAATTGCTGAAAAAAGGCTACAAGGTTGCCGTCTGTGAACAGGTTGAAGACCCTAAGTCAGCAAAAGGAGTCGTGCGCCGGGAAGTAACCAAAGTGATTACGCCGGGAACGATGATGGAGGGGAAATGGCTTTCGGACAAGGAAAATAATTACCTTGTAGCCGTGGCGGAAGAGAATGGCAGCTTTGGCGTAGCCGCATGTGACATGAGTACCGGTGAGATGTACGCGACCTCCTTGTTAGGGCGAAAAGAGGCAGCATTGGACGAAGCGATGCAATACCGCCCCAAAGAATTGATACTAGCCGGCTGGAACTCGGAGCTTAAAAAGGATGTCCCTACCAGCTACATCGATAAGTCGGATGTAGATGGGCTGGCTGTGGACGGGCAGTACGGAGCGCTTGCTAAAGAGCTGGACCCTGCCATGCGCTTAGGTGTCAATACCTTGCTTCATTACATCGGGGCTACCCAAAAGCGGAGCCTCGCACATATGCGGTTGATCAAGCGCTATGATGCCAAGCAATATCTGCAGATGGACGGCTTTTCAAGGCGCAATCTGGAGTTGACGGAAACCATCCGAGACAAGTCCAAGAAGGGATCGCTGCTTTGGCTGCTGGATCGCACGGAAACAGCGATGGGCGGGCGGATGCTGCGACGTTGGATCGAGCGCCCCTTGGTCAATAAAACAGAGCTGGAAGCACGATTGGATGCCGTATCTCATCTGAAGGCAGACCTTTTGCTACGCACTGATTTGCGAACATGCCTGGATCAGGTATATGATCTGGAACGTTTGGCAGGCAGGATCTCCTACGGAAATGCAAATGCCCGCGACCTGATTCAGCTTCGCCTCTCACTGGAGAGTGTTCCGGAGTTGAAGCGGCTGTTGCTGAGCACGAATGCCCCAGTTTTAAGCGAGCTTGCAACAGGAATGGACGAATGTGCCGACATCGTCGCTTTTTTACAGACGGCATTGGTCGAAGATCCGCCTGTGTCCGTTCGTGAAGGCGGCTTGATCCGTTCCGGCTATGATGATTATCTGGACAAGCTTCATACCGCAAGCCGGGAAGGGAAGACCTGGATCGCACAGTTAGAGCAATCGGAGCGGGAGGCTACCGGGATTCGTTCGTTGAAGGTGGGCTACAATAAAGTCTTTGGCTATTACATAGAAATTTCCCGGGCGAACCTTGGAAACGTGCCTGCAGGAAGGTATGAGCGCAAACAGACACTGGCAAATGCTGAGCGCTTCATTACGCCAGAACTGAAAGAAAAGGAATCGCTCATCCTCGAAGCAGAAGAAAAGCTGATTGAATTGGAATACCAATTGTTTGTCCAGATTCGAAACGAAGTGGCTCGCCACATCCCTCGTTTGCAGGAACTGGCGGAACGAATTGCAGCGATCGATGTATTGCAGTCGTTTGCCACCGTAAGTGATGAGCGGGGCTATGTTCGCCCGGAATTGGTAACATCGGGCGAGTGCATCATCAACGAAGGCAGACACCCCGTAGTGGAGGCGGTTCTGGAGCGGGAAAAATACGTCGCCAATGATGTGGAAATGAACCAGAAGGATCGCCAGATTTTGCTGATTACCGGTCCCAACATGGCAGGTAAAAGTACCTACATGAGGCAGGTTGCCCTCTTGGTGGTGATGGCGCAAATCGGTTGTTTTGTTCCTGCCAAACAAGCACGCCTGTCCCTGGTCGATCAAATTTTTACCCGAATCGGGGCTGCCGATGATCTCGTAGGAGGCCATTCTACGTTTATGGTCGAAATGCTGGAGACCAAGCACGCTTTGCAAAAAGCGACAGCGCAAAGCTTGATTCTGCTTGACGAGATCGGCCGCGGCACATCAACGTATGACGGGATGGCACTGGCTCAGGCTGTGATCGAGTACATCCAACAAAAAATTGGAGCCAAGACATTGTTTTCTACACACTATCATGAACTAACCGGCTTAGAGGACGCTTTGCCGGGTGTTGTCAATGTCAATGCCCGCTGCGAAGAAAGGGCTGGCAAACTGCTCTTTTTGCATAAAATCGAACCGGGTCGAGCTGACAAAAGCTACGGAATTCACGTGGCGGAGCTTGCCGAGATGCCGAATCAGGTGATCGAAAGAGCCCGTGAAATTTTAAGCAGCCTGGAAACAGGAGGACATCCTGCTCATGATCAGCAAATGTCACTGGAGACACTTTGGTCTGCGCCGGTTGCCGCGGTGCGGGAGGAGCCGGCAAATCTGCTATCTCCCGACGAGGAACGGATCATGGTCGAGCTGCGTGAGCTTGATCTGAACCAGACGACGCCGATGGATGCGATGTTAAAGCTATTTCAATGGAAACAACAGTTGAAAAAAGGGTAGTTGCCCAGTTCGAGGAGGTAACCGATGGGGAAAATCCATGTGCTGGAAGAGCACCTGACCAATATGATCGCTGCCGGAGAAGTAGTGGAGCGGCCAGCTTCGGTTGTCAAAGAACTGGTGGAAAATGCTATTGATGCAGGAGCAAGCTCTGTCGAAATACATGTGGAAGAGGGAGGGCTCTCCCTGATTCGCGTGGTTGACAACGGACAAGGCATGGATGAGGAAGATTGTCGCCTCGCTTTTGAACGGCACGCAACCAGCAAGATCCGGCAGACACGGGATTTGTTCCGCATCCGAACGCTGGGCTTTCGCGGGGAGGCCTTGCCCAGTATTGCCGCAGTTTCTCGGGTTGAACTGACCAGCACACAGTCAAGCGGGCAGGTCGGCACCCGGCTGACCATTGAAGGGGGGGCGATCAAGGGCGTCAGTGAAATTGCGACGGTGAAGGGGACAGAAATCGCAGTCCGCGACCTCTTTTTCAACACGCCCGCGCGGCTCAAATACATGAAATCCATTTCTACGGAAATCGGACATATCTCTGACTACGTCAATCGACTGGCTCTAACCTACCCTGCCGTGTCGTTTACGTTGACGCACAACAGCAAAACGCTGCTGCAAACGAGCGGTGACGGGAAGCTGTTGCATGTGATGGCAGCCATATACGGGGTGCAGGTGGCAAAGCTGCTCTTGCCAATTGAAGGAGAGACGCTGGATTTTCGCTGGAGCGGGTTTATTTCCAAGACAGAGGTTACCCGTGCCAATCGTTCATATCTCTCAACATTGGTAAATGGCCGTTATGTTCGTCATTATGGTTTGCATAATGCGATTATGCGCGGTTACCACACGCTGCTGCCCATCGGACGATATCCGATCGTCACACTGCAGATCGAGATGGACCCGACACTGCTCGATGTCAACGTTCACCCAGCCAAGCTGGAGGTGCGTTTCAGCAAAGAAGACGAGCTGTGTACAGCGATTGAAGCATGTGTCAAAAACACCCTGCTCCAGGGACTTGATATCGTCCGTCCGATGGCCGCAGAACGAAAGGCACGGGTAATTGAACAGGTTGTACAGCCCCAGTTCGATTTGACCTGGTCAAAGCCAGGAGTGCAGGACAGATCAGGACCGGAAGTATCGATTCCGTCTGCGGGGGCTGGGGTCCGCCTGGCTAACCTGCCGGGGCAAATCCGGGAAGCGCGTGAAGCAAGAGATGATATGCGCTATACCCTGTCCAGTACGAGCACACAGCCGTTTCTGTCGGAAGGAAAAAAGGGACAGCCCCTGCCCGTACGAACGGATCTTTATCCTGGGGTCATGGAAACAAAAAGAGCCGATCAGGAGGATGACAACCAGGCAGCAACGGACAGTGCCTATGAGAAGAATCCGGAAATCAGGGGAAGAGAAGAGGCTGCCGAACCCAATGCGTGTACAGAACCGGATCGAAAACAACCGGATCAGGCAAAAACTCCGTACATTCCTCTCATTCAGGATGATGTCATGGGTAAAACGGATTCTGAAACGAAGGAAAGTGTACCCCCTCTTTACCCCGTCGGACAGGTACATGGGACCTATATCGTGGCGCAAAATGAAAATGGGATGTATTTGATTGACCAACATGCCGCACAGGAGCGGATTTTTTACGAACACTTCATGCAGAAATTGGCGGAAGAAGGAGTCGCCAGTCAGATGCTGTTGTTTCCCCATACGATTGAACTGACAGCGCAGGAGGCGTTGAAGCTGGAAAAGCGTTTGCCGCTGTTGCACACCTTTGGACTGGAGATCGAGTCCTTCGGTAGCAAGACCTATATCGTACGGGCACATCCGCACTGGTTCCCGGAGGGGAGCGAGATCGAGGTGATCGAAGAGCTCGTTCAATTCGTACTGGAGAGCGGGGAATCAGCGCAAGCAGATATTCGCGCCATGCGGGAAAAAGCAGCGATCTTGATGGCCTGCAAGGCTTCGATCAAAGCGAATCGCTTTTTGACCCACGCCGAAATGGAAAGTCTGTTAAACCAGCTTCGCGATTCCTCCAGCCCGTTTACTTGTCCGCACGGTCGTCCGATCATCATACATTTCACCAGCTACGATCTGGAAAAAATGTTCAAACGCGTGATGTAAAGGGCAGACAGACTTAGACCTGCTACTGATCACAGACCTATCAAAGGCCAAAGGTGTCTTTTTGCATACACCTTTGGCCTCTTTATCAATTGCGCTGCGCGGTATACTCTGTTTTTGTGGTAAGGAACCAGCCGCCCAGTGTATCGACGATTTCAGTTAGTCAATCCGGGTACTTCTGATTTTCACGATCGCAAATTCAGTTGCCGCGAAGAATCCGGTTAATGCGATGAGAATCACAACCAAAATCAAGTTGACTAGTTCCAATGAGTAGCCTTACGTGTGTAAGGCGTACACCTCCCCTATGCATGTATAGGTGCTATTACAACCCATATTCATTTCTACGAATATGTATAGTAGCTGTTTCAAAAAAATGATTGTAGTTTGACAATCCCTACCTGAAAAAGATATAAAGATGAAGGAGAGTTTAAATCGAACAGTTGGATCTGCCTGTGCGGATAAAGGAGTACCAGCCATCATGACTACAATGTTGACAGGTGAGACGAATGATTGTCACCACCTCGCTTGAACCAAGTGCGGAAACAGTCCAGCACGCAGAGGAGCTATCCGAGAGCTTCAGGCTCCCTTTGATCGAGCGCAGGGATTACTCGCTCCACGAGCTGCGCAAAAAATATGCACAAAACGAGATCCTTATCGTGTCCTCCGCTGGGGCGAGACTGGAAGCTGAGGGGAAGAAGCCATTCTTTTTTCACCCAAATACAGCAGCCTTTCGTATAAAGCGTTTGGAGCGCGGCGATACTGATACTATGCTTGCCGTTTGCCAAATTCAACCAGGCGATCAAGTGCTGGACGCAACCATGGGTCTGGGTGCAGATGCGATCATTTTGGCTTACGGTGTTGGTGCAAAAGGACGTGTTATCGGGATTGAATCGGAAAGGATTATCGGCCTTTTGGTAGAAGACGGCCTTCGCCACTGGTCCACTGATTCTGCAGCCCTTCATGATGCGATGCAGCGAGTCGAGGTACGTGTGGCAAACCATTTTGATGTGTTGAAAAGCATGCCTGCCGATTCGATTGATGTGATCTACTTTGATCCGATGTTCGAGGAAACGGTACAAAGCTCCGTAGGAATTGCCGGCATCAGGGAATGGGCAAACAACCACGCTCTGAAAGAGGAGACGATTGCGGAGGCACTTCGAGTTGCCAGAAGGCGTGTCGTATTAAAGGAAGGCAAGGCAGGAGGGCTGTATCGACAGTTTGGCTTTACTCCCTATCGAACCAGAGGAAAACAGGTCGTGTACAGCTATAAAGAGAAAGGCGGAGGGGAGTGACCGTGCAAGCAAAAGAGAGGCTTGTCGTAATCGTCGGCCCTACCTCAGTGGGCAAGACAGAGCTAAGTCTGCAACTGGCTGAGCAGTATCAAGGGGAGATCATTTCCGGGGATTCCATGCAGGTATATCGAGGCATGGATATCGGCACAGCCAAAGCAACACCTGCCGAATTGACCAAAGTTCCCCACCATTTAATCGACATACTTGATCCAGATGAAGAGTATTCGGTGGCCCTTTTCCAGGAATCAGCAACCCGCTTGATCACGGAAATCAACGAACGCGGAAAGCTGCCCATGATCGTAGGGGGAACAGGGCTGTACATAGAGGCAGTAACGCATCGGTTTCAGTTTGCCAATGCGCAGCAGGACCTTGAGCTAAGAGACAGGCTGCAAAAATTGGCCGAAATTGATGGGGTGGAAGAGCTTCATCGACGACTGGCAGATGTAGATCCGCTCACAGCAGAGCGCCTGCATCCCAATGATGTGAAGCGTGTCATTCGGGCCTTGGAGATTTACCAGTTAACCGGGATGAGAATGTCTGATTATCAGCATCGTGCGGAATATTCGCCGTACGACCTTTTGATCATTGGACTGACCATGGAGCGCGAGAAGCTCTATGAACGCATCAATCAGCGCGTTGACTTGATGATCGAGGCTGGTCTGGTAGAGGAGGTGAGGCGTCTACTTGACCTCGGCTACGGTTCAGCTCACACCTCCATGCAGGGACTCGGTTACAAAGAATTGATCCCGTATCTCTACGGGGAGATCCCGTTGGAGAAAGCGGTGAACGACATCAAACAACGGACTCGTCATTTTGCCAAAAGGCAGCTTTCGTGGTTCCGCAGAATGTCCGAGATCCAATGGTTTGACGTAACCGAGCCTGATGACCGGCCAAAGGTCGTGCAAACAATCAAACAGATAATGGCAGGAAAGTTTCCTCAATTGCCGAATATATAACATACAAGTCCTTTTAGGGGGTATTTGACCATGAAACAGTCGATCAACATTCAAGATACGTTCCTGAACCACTTACGGAAGGAAAACATCGCGGTCACCATCTACCTTGTAAATGGTTTTCAATTGCGCGGTTATATCAGAGCATTTGACAATTTTACGATCGTTATTGACAGTGAAGGAAAACAGCAATTGGTATACAAGCATGCCATTTCAACCTTCACTCCGCAGCGCCCTGTGTCGCTTATGTCCCAGGATCAAAACAATCAACAAGGATAAGCAGCGCCACACCACGAAGCCGGGATCTAGCCATCCGGGCTTTTTTACTATCTTTTGGTACGAATATACAGCGGACACTTCCTGAAATAGGATTGTGCAAGTTAGAAAGCAAGGTCTTTGTATACATAATAAATATTATGGTAACTGGAGAAGAAAAAATGCCGTTCACGTTTGCACATCCCGCCATCGTTTTGCCGTTTTATCGCGTACGGTGGCTCTCGTTTTCCGCCTTGATATTTGGCAGCATGGCACCCGACTTTGAATATTTTCTGCGTTTGCGACCATACAGTACCATCAGCCATACGGTCGCAGGGCTGTTTTTGTTTGATTTGCCAATGGTCTTTTTGTTGGCATTTCTTTTTCACTTTATCGTAAAGCGGAGCCTTGTCGCCCATCTGCCGGCACCGTTGGACCGGGGGTTACACAGCCTGGCCAACCGGCCCTGGCAGCTGGGGTCATTCCGCTCCTTTGTGGTCTTTGCCTATTCGGCACTCATCGGCAGTTTCAGCCATGTGGCCTGGGATGCTTTTACGCATGACGGAGCATTTTTCGTCCAACGCATCTCGCTGCTCCAGCAAAAGGTTGTCATGGCTGGATGGGAGATACCCGTGTACAAGCTGTTGCAGCATGGCAGCACACTAGGCGGGCTGTTACTGATTGCTCTGTTTACCTGGGCAGCGGCTCGCAGAAAAAATTCATCCCGCTTGCCAACAGATACATGTGAAGCGTCAGCGATCCTTACAGGGTACGCTGGAAGCTCCCCGCACTTTTTCCCTGAGAAGCTTCTATACTGGTCTGGGGTAGGTTTTTGCGGGATCCTGACAGCCGCAGGCTACTTATGGTTGACCCAGGACGGAAATCTGTTGCTACGTCCGCTGGCTGGTGTGGTCCCCTTTTTGTCTGGCTGCATACTGGGCCTCGTGCTGCTTTCCTTGCTCGATCAGCGGCACTGGCTCAGGAAAAGACAAGCTGAAGATAAGCACCTTTGACTCTTTCTGAAAGAGGATAGCAACAAAAAATGGGCAGGTTTTCCGGACGGGTGAGTATACTAAGGTATGACCAAGAGGCAGGTGATCGCTTGTGAAACCGTCGGGCAATCAACCGCCGGCTGATTCGATGACTGTGAAATCTCCACACCGGATTCAGGTGGTATTTCGCCAGCCGGATCGGGTCAAATTACCGGAAACTCTGTCCGAAAAAGTACGCACGACTGCACCGGGCAATGTAGCTGCAGCGTTTGATGAGCTGGAAAAGCTGATTGGCCTGCAAGAAGCCAAAAAATTAATGTACGAAATTCATGCCTTGCTGCGGATCAACAAGGAACGGGAAAAATACAGCCTGAAGCTGGAAAAGCAAGTTTTTCATATGGTGTTTAAAGGGAATCCGGGTACAGGGAAAACGACTGTGGCCCGGTTGTTTGGGAAACTCTTCCGAGAAATGGGAATCTTGAGCAAGGGCCATCTGATCGAGGTAGAACGTGCTGACCTGGTCGGAGAATTTATCGGCCATACTGCCCAAAAAACCAGAGAGCTGGTCAAAAAAGCACTCGGTGGCATCCTGTTTATTGACGAAGCGTACTCCCTTGCAAGGGGGGGCGAAAAGGATTTTGGCAAAGAGGCGATCGACTGTCTGACAAAGGCCCTTGAGGATTACAGCAATGATTTTATCTGCATTTTGGCGGGTTATACAGACGAGATGGATGCTTTCCTGGAGCTGAATCCCGGTCTTCCGTCCCGATTTCCCATTCAGCTTCAATTTGTCGATTATTCCGTAGATGATTTGAT
This window harbors:
- the mutS gene encoding DNA mismatch repair protein MutS; the protein is MAQYTPMIQQYLAIKRDYPDTFLFFRLGDFYELFFDDAIQASRELEITLTGREGGGDEKIPMCGVPHHSADNYIAELLKKGYKVAVCEQVEDPKSAKGVVRREVTKVITPGTMMEGKWLSDKENNYLVAVAEENGSFGVAACDMSTGEMYATSLLGRKEAALDEAMQYRPKELILAGWNSELKKDVPTSYIDKSDVDGLAVDGQYGALAKELDPAMRLGVNTLLHYIGATQKRSLAHMRLIKRYDAKQYLQMDGFSRRNLELTETIRDKSKKGSLLWLLDRTETAMGGRMLRRWIERPLVNKTELEARLDAVSHLKADLLLRTDLRTCLDQVYDLERLAGRISYGNANARDLIQLRLSLESVPELKRLLLSTNAPVLSELATGMDECADIVAFLQTALVEDPPVSVREGGLIRSGYDDYLDKLHTASREGKTWIAQLEQSEREATGIRSLKVGYNKVFGYYIEISRANLGNVPAGRYERKQTLANAERFITPELKEKESLILEAEEKLIELEYQLFVQIRNEVARHIPRLQELAERIAAIDVLQSFATVSDERGYVRPELVTSGECIINEGRHPVVEAVLEREKYVANDVEMNQKDRQILLITGPNMAGKSTYMRQVALLVVMAQIGCFVPAKQARLSLVDQIFTRIGAADDLVGGHSTFMVEMLETKHALQKATAQSLILLDEIGRGTSTYDGMALAQAVIEYIQQKIGAKTLFSTHYHELTGLEDALPGVVNVNARCEERAGKLLFLHKIEPGRADKSYGIHVAELAEMPNQVIERAREILSSLETGGHPAHDQQMSLETLWSAPVAAVREEPANLLSPDEERIMVELRELDLNQTTPMDAMLKLFQWKQQLKKG
- the mutL gene encoding DNA mismatch repair endonuclease MutL, yielding MGKIHVLEEHLTNMIAAGEVVERPASVVKELVENAIDAGASSVEIHVEEGGLSLIRVVDNGQGMDEEDCRLAFERHATSKIRQTRDLFRIRTLGFRGEALPSIAAVSRVELTSTQSSGQVGTRLTIEGGAIKGVSEIATVKGTEIAVRDLFFNTPARLKYMKSISTEIGHISDYVNRLALTYPAVSFTLTHNSKTLLQTSGDGKLLHVMAAIYGVQVAKLLLPIEGETLDFRWSGFISKTEVTRANRSYLSTLVNGRYVRHYGLHNAIMRGYHTLLPIGRYPIVTLQIEMDPTLLDVNVHPAKLEVRFSKEDELCTAIEACVKNTLLQGLDIVRPMAAERKARVIEQVVQPQFDLTWSKPGVQDRSGPEVSIPSAGAGVRLANLPGQIREAREARDDMRYTLSSTSTQPFLSEGKKGQPLPVRTDLYPGVMETKRADQEDDNQAATDSAYEKNPEIRGREEAAEPNACTEPDRKQPDQAKTPYIPLIQDDVMGKTDSETKESVPPLYPVGQVHGTYIVAQNENGMYLIDQHAAQERIFYEHFMQKLAEEGVASQMLLFPHTIELTAQEALKLEKRLPLLHTFGLEIESFGSKTYIVRAHPHWFPEGSEIEVIEELVQFVLESGESAQADIRAMREKAAILMACKASIKANRFLTHAEMESLLNQLRDSSSPFTCPHGRPIIIHFTSYDLEKMFKRVM
- a CDS encoding class I SAM-dependent methyltransferase, translated to MIVTTSLEPSAETVQHAEELSESFRLPLIERRDYSLHELRKKYAQNEILIVSSAGARLEAEGKKPFFFHPNTAAFRIKRLERGDTDTMLAVCQIQPGDQVLDATMGLGADAIILAYGVGAKGRVIGIESERIIGLLVEDGLRHWSTDSAALHDAMQRVEVRVANHFDVLKSMPADSIDVIYFDPMFEETVQSSVGIAGIREWANNHALKEETIAEALRVARRRVVLKEGKAGGLYRQFGFTPYRTRGKQVVYSYKEKGGGE
- the miaA gene encoding tRNA (adenosine(37)-N6)-dimethylallyltransferase MiaA, translating into MTVQAKERLVVIVGPTSVGKTELSLQLAEQYQGEIISGDSMQVYRGMDIGTAKATPAELTKVPHHLIDILDPDEEYSVALFQESATRLITEINERGKLPMIVGGTGLYIEAVTHRFQFANAQQDLELRDRLQKLAEIDGVEELHRRLADVDPLTAERLHPNDVKRVIRALEIYQLTGMRMSDYQHRAEYSPYDLLIIGLTMEREKLYERINQRVDLMIEAGLVEEVRRLLDLGYGSAHTSMQGLGYKELIPYLYGEIPLEKAVNDIKQRTRHFAKRQLSWFRRMSEIQWFDVTEPDDRPKVVQTIKQIMAGKFPQLPNI
- the hfq gene encoding RNA chaperone Hfq is translated as MKQSINIQDTFLNHLRKENIAVTIYLVNGFQLRGYIRAFDNFTIVIDSEGKQQLVYKHAISTFTPQRPVSLMSQDQNNQQG
- a CDS encoding DUF4184 family protein; translation: MPFTFAHPAIVLPFYRVRWLSFSALIFGSMAPDFEYFLRLRPYSTISHTVAGLFLFDLPMVFLLAFLFHFIVKRSLVAHLPAPLDRGLHSLANRPWQLGSFRSFVVFAYSALIGSFSHVAWDAFTHDGAFFVQRISLLQQKVVMAGWEIPVYKLLQHGSTLGGLLLIALFTWAAARRKNSSRLPTDTCEASAILTGYAGSSPHFFPEKLLYWSGVGFCGILTAAGYLWLTQDGNLLLRPLAGVVPFLSGCILGLVLLSLLDQRHWLRKRQAEDKHL
- a CDS encoding AAA family ATPase, producing the protein MKPSGNQPPADSMTVKSPHRIQVVFRQPDRVKLPETLSEKVRTTAPGNVAAAFDELEKLIGLQEAKKLMYEIHALLRINKEREKYSLKLEKQVFHMVFKGNPGTGKTTVARLFGKLFREMGILSKGHLIEVERADLVGEFIGHTAQKTRELVKKALGGILFIDEAYSLARGGEKDFGKEAIDCLTKALEDYSNDFICILAGYTDEMDAFLELNPGLPSRFPIQLQFVDYSVDDLIKIAETMVDSKEYRLSLGARDRLRLHLSRMRHEMFEGNFSNARYVRNAIEQAIRKQAVRLLGIAEPTKDDVMTLLPDDFIWESAKGAGND